Proteins encoded together in one Terriglobia bacterium window:
- a CDS encoding dipeptidase — protein sequence MKKLFLAHLAILVAAACLPAAQRSAAEARQVTEQALRHAIIIDTHADTPQMMLDEGYDLASPASPYMISIPKMRKGHLGAEFFSIWVPVDWPSQDLVHRALDLIDVVYEQVARHSDTLGLARSAADVVRLHREHKIAILMGLEGGHIIINDLRVLDNFYRLGVRYMTLTHTRNTDWADSSGDKPRHNGLTPFGRSVVERMNRLGMMVDISHVSDKTFYDAVAASKAPVIASHSSCRALCDAPRDMTDDMIRALAKNGGVIDINYYSGFVDSGFHAAQDKISKQVDAAVDAARKQRALQGKRLTYAEENVIRRKMQAHLPKPSYQEIADHIDHAVKVGGIDHVGLGSDFDGVDAIPRGMEDVSQLPNLVAELARRGYSEKDLEKILGGNVLRVMREVAQVSREMQAGGSSQ from the coding sequence ATGAAAAAACTTTTCCTTGCTCATCTTGCGATATTGGTGGCGGCGGCCTGCTTGCCGGCGGCGCAGCGTTCGGCGGCGGAGGCGCGGCAAGTTACGGAGCAGGCGCTTCGGCACGCGATCATCATCGATACTCATGCCGACACTCCTCAAATGATGCTGGACGAGGGCTACGATCTTGCCAGTCCGGCAAGCCCCTACATGATCAGCATCCCCAAGATGCGCAAGGGCCACCTGGGCGCGGAATTTTTCTCCATTTGGGTTCCCGTGGATTGGCCCTCACAAGATCTGGTTCACCGCGCTCTCGATCTCATCGACGTCGTGTACGAGCAAGTGGCGCGGCACTCGGATACGCTTGGCCTTGCGCGCAGCGCCGCGGATGTGGTTCGCCTCCACCGCGAGCACAAGATTGCCATCCTGATGGGGCTGGAGGGCGGGCACATCATCATCAATGATCTGAGGGTCCTGGACAATTTCTACCGCCTGGGTGTCCGTTACATGACGTTGACTCACACCAGGAACACGGATTGGGCGGACTCTTCCGGAGACAAGCCCCGGCATAACGGACTCACGCCTTTCGGCCGCAGCGTGGTTGAACGCATGAACCGCCTGGGCATGATGGTGGATATTTCGCACGTCTCGGACAAGACCTTTTACGACGCAGTGGCGGCGAGCAAGGCGCCAGTGATTGCTTCGCACTCCTCCTGCCGCGCTCTGTGCGATGCGCCGCGCGACATGACTGACGACATGATCCGAGCTCTGGCCAAAAATGGCGGCGTGATCGACATTAATTACTACTCCGGTTTCGTTGATTCCGGTTTCCACGCGGCGCAGGACAAGATCTCCAAGCAGGTTGACGCCGCCGTGGACGCCGCCAGGAAGCAGCGCGCGCTGCAGGGCAAGAGATTGACGTATGCGGAGGAGAATGTCATTCGCAGGAAAATGCAGGCTCACCTTCCCAAGCCGAGCTACCAAGAGATTGCTGACCACATTGACCACGCTGTCAAAGTGGGCGGCATCGACCACGTTGGTCTTGGTTCGGACTTTGACGGCGTCGATGCCATCCCACGCGGTATGGAAGACGTTTCCCAGCTTCCCAACCTGGTGGCGGAGCTGGCCCGCCGCGGTTACAGTGAGAAGGACTTGGAAAAGATCCTGGGCGGAAACGTCCTGCGAGTCATGCGGGAAGTGGCCCAAGTGTCCCGGGAAATGCAGGCGGGAGGAAGTTCGCAATGA
- a CDS encoding inositol-3-phosphate synthase, with the protein MKGRQLAKKNIQISKPQGKLGVMTCGMGAVATTFFAGVEAVRRGLAPPIGSLTQMGAIRLGKRTDRRVPLIKDFVPLAELHDLVFSGWDIFPDNSHQAALKAGVLRTEHLSEVKDFLEEIRPLPAVFNRKYVKKLNGPNVKRGKSKMDLAKQLMDDIQQFREKSGASRMVIIWCGSTEIFMKPGPVHQSIASFEKGLRSSDPGIAPSMVYAYAALKLGIPFANGAPNLTTDIPALQQLALENRVPICGKDFKTGQTLMKTILAPGLKARMLGLSGWFSTNILGNRDGEVLDDPMSFRTKEESKLSVLEYILQPEVYPQLYKDFYHKVRINYYPPSGDNKEGWDNLDIFGWMGYPMQIKINFLCRDSILAAPIVLDLILFMDLAQRCPEMARKGIQEWLSFYFKSPMCAPNLYPEHDLFIQLIKLKNTLRYLRGEELITHLGLEYYD; encoded by the coding sequence ATGAAAGGACGACAATTGGCAAAGAAAAATATCCAGATCTCGAAGCCTCAGGGCAAGTTAGGCGTTATGACCTGCGGAATGGGCGCCGTAGCAACCACTTTCTTTGCGGGAGTGGAGGCGGTCCGCCGGGGCCTCGCGCCGCCCATCGGCTCGCTGACCCAGATGGGCGCCATTCGCCTGGGAAAGCGGACGGACCGACGCGTCCCGCTGATTAAAGATTTTGTTCCCCTGGCAGAACTTCACGACCTTGTTTTCTCAGGCTGGGATATTTTCCCCGATAACTCCCACCAGGCTGCTCTGAAAGCCGGTGTGCTCAGGACAGAGCATCTCAGCGAAGTGAAGGATTTCCTGGAAGAGATTCGTCCTCTCCCGGCAGTATTCAACCGCAAATACGTGAAGAAGCTGAATGGGCCGAACGTCAAGCGAGGCAAGAGCAAAATGGACCTCGCCAAGCAGTTGATGGACGATATCCAGCAGTTCCGCGAGAAGAGCGGGGCAAGCCGCATGGTGATCATCTGGTGCGGGTCAACGGAAATCTTCATGAAGCCGGGACCGGTACACCAATCTATCGCTTCATTTGAAAAAGGCCTGCGGTCCTCCGATCCTGGCATCGCGCCCAGTATGGTTTACGCTTACGCGGCGCTGAAGCTTGGCATTCCCTTCGCCAACGGCGCTCCCAACCTTACCACTGACATCCCCGCGCTCCAGCAACTGGCGCTTGAGAATAGGGTCCCCATCTGCGGGAAAGACTTTAAGACCGGGCAGACGCTGATGAAGACCATCCTCGCCCCGGGACTCAAAGCGCGAATGCTGGGATTGAGCGGCTGGTTTTCAACCAATATCCTCGGCAACCGGGACGGAGAAGTGCTCGACGATCCCATGTCATTCCGGACCAAGGAAGAGAGCAAGCTTTCCGTACTGGAATACATCCTCCAGCCTGAGGTCTATCCGCAACTCTACAAGGACTTCTATCACAAAGTGCGAATCAACTACTATCCGCCGAGCGGCGACAACAAGGAGGGATGGGACAATCTCGACATCTTCGGTTGGATGGGCTATCCCATGCAGATCAAAATCAACTTCCTTTGCCGCGATTCGATTCTGGCCGCCCCCATCGTTCTTGACCTCATCCTGTTTATGGACCTTGCCCAGCGCTGCCCTGAAATGGCGCGAAAGGGAATCCAGGAGTGGCTCTCCTTCTATTTCAAGAGTCCCATGTGCGCTCCCAACCTCTATCCCGAGCACGACCTGTTCATCCAGCTCATTAAGCTCAAGAATACTTTACGATATCTGCGAGGCGAGGAGTTGATCACGCACCTCGGCCTTGAGTACTACGACTGA
- the acnA gene encoding aconitate hydratase AcnA — protein sequence MTENRINNPFGSRAQLEIGGGRATIFRLEALEKAGLGSISRLPFSIKALLEAVLRNCDGNLIKESDVAALAAWNARSPAPHEVPFKPARVVLQDFTGVPAVVDLAALRSAMQRLGGDPAKINPLVPVDLVIDHSVQVDVFGIPRALEMNAEIEFKRNRERYEFLRWGQQAFANFRVVPPATGIVHQVNLEFLAKVVLAGKQGGETVLYPDTLVGTDSHTTMINGLGVLGWGVGGIEAEAAMLGQPVYFLTPQVIGFKLKGALKEGVTATDLVLTVTQMLRAKGVVDKFVEFFGDGLAQMALPDRATIGNMSPEYGATMGFFPVDAETLRYLRQTGRADDEVERVERYAKEQGIFRTADTPDPEFSDTLELQLETVEPSLAGPKRPQDRVALSNMKLAFEKALTAPTKERGLGLAPEQVGRTATIGFNGSSAKIGHGAVVIAAITSCTNTSNPSVMLAAGLLAKKAVERGLSVPPYVKTSLAPGSKVVTEYLKAAGVLEPLEKIRFDLVGYGCTTCIGNSGPLPPEVARAVKENDLVAAAVLSGNRNFEGRIHPQVRANYLASPPLVVAYALAGTVDIDLPNEPLGNDRAGKPVYLREIWPTREEIIDAMDRGIRPEMFREVYENVWNGNSTWNNIPVAGGALYPWSEKSTYIQEPPFFTDLTAKVPPVADIRGARVLALLGDSITTDHISPAGDIPEDGPAGRYLIEQGVIKKDFNSFGSRRGNDRVMVRGTFANIRLRNQLVAGKEGGYTLHLPEREQMSIFDAAIRYQQEGVPLLVLAGKEYGSGSSRDWAAKGTLLLGVKALLAESYERIHRGNLVGMGVLPLQFLPGQNAASLGLTGEEVFDITGLGEHIQPRAEISVTAVAPDGRPNSFKAIARLDSEVEVTYYRNGGILPAVLRNFLRDA from the coding sequence ATGACTGAGAATAGGATCAACAACCCGTTTGGGTCGCGTGCGCAACTGGAAATTGGAGGTGGCCGCGCCACTATTTTCCGCCTCGAGGCGCTTGAGAAGGCAGGCCTCGGCAGCATTTCAAGGCTGCCGTTTTCCATCAAAGCGCTGCTGGAAGCCGTGCTGCGCAACTGCGACGGCAACCTGATCAAGGAAAGCGACGTAGCGGCATTGGCTGCATGGAATGCCAGGTCGCCGGCCCCACATGAGGTGCCTTTCAAGCCCGCGCGCGTGGTTCTGCAGGATTTCACTGGCGTTCCGGCGGTGGTGGATTTGGCGGCGTTGCGCTCGGCCATGCAGCGGCTGGGCGGCGATCCGGCGAAAATCAATCCGCTGGTGCCCGTCGACCTGGTGATCGACCACTCGGTGCAGGTGGACGTTTTCGGAATTCCCAGAGCGCTCGAGATGAACGCAGAAATCGAATTCAAGCGCAATCGCGAGCGCTACGAGTTTCTGCGCTGGGGTCAGCAGGCCTTTGCAAATTTCCGCGTGGTCCCTCCAGCCACGGGCATTGTGCACCAGGTGAATCTGGAGTTCCTGGCAAAAGTGGTGCTGGCCGGAAAACAGGGCGGCGAAACGGTCCTTTATCCTGACACGCTGGTTGGGACCGATTCGCATACAACCATGATCAACGGCCTCGGCGTTCTGGGCTGGGGCGTGGGAGGCATTGAAGCCGAGGCGGCCATGCTGGGCCAGCCTGTTTACTTTCTCACGCCGCAGGTGATCGGCTTCAAGCTGAAGGGCGCGCTGAAGGAAGGCGTGACGGCCACAGACCTGGTGCTGACCGTCACCCAGATGCTGCGGGCAAAAGGCGTGGTGGACAAGTTTGTGGAGTTCTTCGGCGACGGCCTTGCGCAAATGGCGCTGCCGGACCGCGCAACCATCGGCAACATGTCGCCGGAATATGGCGCGACCATGGGATTTTTCCCGGTGGATGCAGAAACGCTGCGCTATCTCCGCCAGACGGGCCGCGCGGACGATGAAGTGGAACGCGTGGAACGTTACGCGAAGGAGCAGGGAATCTTTCGCACCGCCGATACGCCCGACCCCGAATTCAGTGACACCCTGGAGTTGCAGCTCGAGACGGTTGAGCCCAGCCTGGCCGGGCCCAAGCGCCCGCAGGACCGCGTGGCGCTTTCAAACATGAAACTTGCCTTCGAAAAGGCGCTGACCGCTCCAACCAAAGAGCGCGGGCTGGGCCTCGCGCCAGAACAGGTTGGCCGCACGGCAACGATCGGTTTTAACGGCTCGAGCGCAAAGATCGGCCACGGCGCGGTGGTGATTGCCGCCATCACCTCGTGCACGAACACTTCGAATCCTTCCGTGATGCTGGCCGCCGGCCTGCTGGCCAAGAAAGCGGTTGAGCGCGGTCTGAGCGTTCCGCCCTACGTGAAGACCAGCCTCGCGCCGGGCTCGAAGGTGGTGACCGAATACCTGAAAGCCGCCGGGGTGCTGGAACCGCTCGAGAAGATCCGCTTTGACCTTGTGGGTTACGGCTGCACCACGTGCATTGGCAACAGCGGCCCGCTGCCGCCCGAAGTAGCGCGGGCGGTGAAAGAAAACGATCTCGTGGCGGCCGCGGTGCTTTCGGGAAACCGCAACTTTGAAGGACGCATTCACCCGCAGGTCCGCGCCAACTATCTGGCCTCTCCGCCGCTTGTGGTGGCTTATGCGCTGGCGGGAACGGTGGATATCGACCTGCCCAACGAGCCGCTCGGCAACGATCGCGCGGGCAAGCCCGTTTATCTGCGCGAAATCTGGCCGACGCGCGAAGAAATCATTGATGCCATGGACCGGGGGATCCGGCCGGAGATGTTCCGCGAGGTTTACGAAAATGTCTGGAATGGCAATTCCACCTGGAACAATATCCCGGTGGCCGGTGGAGCGCTTTATCCCTGGAGTGAAAAATCGACTTACATTCAGGAACCACCGTTTTTCACAGACTTGACGGCGAAGGTCCCGCCCGTTGCGGACATCCGCGGGGCGCGCGTGCTGGCGCTGCTGGGCGATTCGATCACCACGGACCACATTTCACCCGCCGGAGACATTCCGGAAGACGGCCCGGCAGGCCGCTACCTGATTGAGCAGGGCGTCATCAAAAAGGATTTCAACTCTTTCGGGTCGCGGCGCGGTAATGACCGCGTGATGGTCCGGGGAACGTTCGCCAACATCCGGCTGCGCAACCAGCTCGTGGCAGGCAAGGAAGGCGGCTACACACTGCATTTACCGGAGCGCGAGCAGATGTCGATTTTTGACGCCGCGATCCGCTACCAGCAGGAGGGAGTCCCGCTGCTGGTGCTGGCCGGCAAGGAATACGGGTCCGGCTCATCGCGAGACTGGGCCGCCAAAGGCACGCTGCTGCTAGGCGTGAAGGCCCTGCTTGCAGAAAGTTATGAACGCATCCATCGCGGAAACCTGGTGGGCATGGGCGTTCTTCCCCTGCAATTCCTGCCGGGCCAGAATGCAGCTTCACTCGGGTTGACTGGGGAAGAGGTCTTTGACATCACCGGGCTTGGGGAACACATCCAGCCCCGCGCGGAAATCAGCGTGACTGCTGTGGCTCCGGACGGCAGGCCGAACAGTTTTAAGGCGATCGCACGCCTGGATTCAGAGGTCGAAGTCACCTACTACCGTAACGGCGGCATCCTGCCAGCCGTCCTTCGGAATTTTCTGCGGGATGCCTGA
- a CDS encoding NADP-dependent isocitrate dehydrogenase has translation MKSFNGVPVPENGRAITSADGRLLVPDNPVIPYIEGDGTGRDIWKATARVSDAAVEKCYGGKRRVAWFEVFAGEKAFRQFGEWLPQGTLDAIKEFHIAIKGPLTTPVGGGIRSLNVALRQLLNLYACWRPVKYIPGVPSPVRRPTNMNVIIFRENTEDVYAGIEWREGTEQARRAIEFVNTLLREDKNNKQIRADSGIGIKPISILGTKRLVRRGIQYALDHGLNRVTLVHKGNIMKFTEGAFRDWGYQLAREEFRDRIVTERESWMIGNKDSDPGLSIEENAAMVEPGLEMAPDAFRQQICKEVKDCLDSIYPTHGNGKWKKMVLINDRIADSIFQQILTRADEYQVLCTPNLNGDYLSDACAAQIGGLGLAPGANIGDGYGVFEATHGTAPKYADKDVINPAALVRSAVLMFEFIGWPEAGEMIERALAETIAQHRVTYDLERLLKMEGISGVTKLGTAAFADAIIENMAPVRAGAV, from the coding sequence ATGAAATCGTTTAACGGAGTTCCCGTCCCCGAAAACGGCAGGGCAATCACCTCTGCAGATGGCAGGCTGCTGGTTCCTGACAATCCCGTTATTCCCTACATTGAAGGCGACGGCACCGGCCGCGACATCTGGAAAGCTACCGCGCGGGTCTCGGATGCTGCGGTGGAAAAGTGTTATGGCGGCAAACGCCGCGTGGCCTGGTTTGAGGTTTTCGCAGGCGAGAAGGCCTTCCGGCAATTTGGCGAGTGGCTGCCCCAGGGGACCCTGGACGCCATCAAGGAATTTCACATCGCCATCAAGGGTCCGCTGACCACTCCGGTGGGGGGCGGCATTCGCAGCCTCAATGTGGCGCTGCGCCAGTTGCTGAATCTTTACGCCTGTTGGCGGCCGGTGAAATACATTCCAGGCGTGCCCTCGCCCGTGCGGCGCCCGACCAATATGAACGTGATTATCTTTCGTGAAAACACGGAAGACGTCTATGCGGGCATCGAATGGCGGGAAGGCACGGAGCAGGCCCGGCGCGCCATCGAATTTGTCAATACGCTGCTGCGCGAAGACAAGAACAACAAGCAGATCCGGGCGGATTCGGGCATCGGTATCAAACCCATTTCCATTCTGGGGACCAAGCGGCTGGTCCGGCGGGGCATTCAGTATGCGCTGGACCACGGACTCAACCGCGTCACCCTGGTACACAAAGGCAACATCATGAAGTTCACCGAGGGCGCCTTCCGCGACTGGGGTTATCAACTGGCGCGGGAGGAATTCCGCGATCGCATTGTGACCGAGCGCGAAAGCTGGATGATCGGCAACAAGGACAGCGATCCCGGCCTTTCGATTGAAGAGAACGCCGCGATGGTGGAGCCCGGGCTTGAAATGGCTCCGGACGCCTTCAGGCAGCAAATCTGCAAGGAGGTGAAGGACTGCCTGGACTCCATTTACCCGACGCACGGCAACGGCAAATGGAAGAAGATGGTCCTGATAAACGACCGCATCGCCGACTCGATCTTCCAGCAGATCCTCACCCGCGCCGATGAGTATCAGGTGCTTTGCACGCCCAATCTGAATGGCGATTATCTCTCCGATGCCTGCGCGGCGCAGATTGGCGGATTGGGGCTGGCGCCAGGCGCGAACATCGGCGACGGCTACGGAGTTTTCGAAGCCACGCACGGCACCGCGCCGAAATACGCCGACAAGGATGTGATCAATCCGGCGGCGCTGGTCCGCTCAGCGGTGCTGATGTTTGAATTTATTGGCTGGCCGGAAGCCGGGGAGATGATCGAGCGGGCGCTTGCCGAAACCATCGCGCAGCATCGCGTGACTTATGACCTGGAACGCCTGCTGAAGATGGAAGGCATTTCCGGAGTCACAAAACTCGGGACCGCCGCCTTCGCCGACGCCATCATCGAAAACATGGCGCCAGTGAGGGCCGGGGCTGTGTAG
- the mdh gene encoding malate dehydrogenase, whose protein sequence is MRKKITVVGAGNVGATCAHRLADKQLGDVVLIDILEGVPQGKALDLLEAGPIEGYDVRVKGTNDFADTANSDVVVMTAGFPRKPGMSRDDLLKANYDVVKGTIEKVARTSPEAFLIIVTNPLDAMAQTALKVSGFSRNRVIGMAGVLDTARYRTFIAEALNVSVQNVQGFVLGGHGDTMVPVPRYTTVAGIPVGELMPKDKLDAIIDRTRKGGAEIVNYLKTGSAFYAPSAAAVEMVEAIFYDRKKILPCAAYLEGEYGIKGLFVGVPVKLGKNGIEEIIQIKLTAEEQAALQKSADAVKELVEVIGV, encoded by the coding sequence ATGCGCAAAAAGATCACCGTAGTGGGCGCGGGAAATGTTGGCGCCACGTGTGCCCATCGCCTGGCCGACAAGCAGCTTGGCGACGTTGTGCTGATCGACATTCTGGAAGGAGTGCCGCAAGGCAAGGCGCTGGACCTGCTGGAAGCGGGGCCTATTGAAGGTTACGACGTTCGCGTCAAGGGCACGAATGATTTTGCCGACACCGCAAATTCGGACGTGGTGGTGATGACGGCCGGTTTTCCGCGCAAGCCCGGCATGAGCCGCGACGATCTGCTGAAAGCCAACTATGACGTGGTGAAGGGCACCATCGAAAAAGTTGCTAGGACGTCGCCTGAGGCCTTCCTGATCATCGTGACCAATCCGCTGGACGCCATGGCGCAAACGGCGCTGAAGGTGAGCGGCTTTTCAAGGAACCGCGTGATTGGAATGGCGGGCGTGCTCGACACCGCGCGCTACCGGACATTCATCGCCGAGGCCTTGAACGTTTCGGTGCAGAACGTCCAGGGATTTGTGCTGGGCGGCCACGGCGACACGATGGTTCCGGTGCCGCGTTACACCACCGTGGCGGGTATTCCGGTCGGTGAGCTGATGCCGAAGGACAAACTCGACGCCATCATCGACCGCACGCGGAAGGGCGGAGCGGAAATCGTGAACTATCTGAAAACCGGCAGCGCCTTCTACGCGCCCTCCGCCGCGGCGGTGGAAATGGTGGAGGCCATCTTCTACGACCGCAAGAAGATTCTGCCCTGCGCCGCTTACCTGGAAGGCGAGTACGGAATCAAGGGCTTGTTTGTCGGAGTTCCCGTCAAGCTTGGAAAGAATGGCATCGAGGAGATCATCCAGATCAAACTGACTGCAGAAGAACAGGCTGCGCTGCAAAAATCCGCAGACGCCGTGAAAGAACTCGTGGAAGTGATCGGAGTCTGA
- a CDS encoding peptidylprolyl isomerase, producing MEKLQPGLHAIIETSAGTMTCRLYPEHAPKTVENFVGLAQGTKEFSDPQTGKTAKRPFYDGLIFHRVMPNFMIQGGCPLSTGTGGPGYQFEDEFTKELRFDGVGRLAMANAGPGTNGSQFFITVAPTPWLNNHHTIFGQVVEGQHVATKISMVTRDRRDKPVEPVVIKQIRIEEVK from the coding sequence ATGGAAAAATTGCAGCCCGGGCTTCATGCCATTATCGAAACATCTGCCGGAACCATGACCTGCCGGCTCTACCCGGAACACGCGCCAAAAACGGTGGAAAACTTTGTGGGCCTGGCGCAGGGAACCAAAGAATTCAGCGATCCACAGACCGGCAAGACGGCCAAGCGCCCGTTCTACGATGGACTCATTTTCCATCGCGTGATGCCCAATTTCATGATTCAGGGTGGCTGTCCGCTCAGCACCGGAACCGGCGGCCCCGGATACCAGTTTGAGGACGAGTTTACAAAAGAACTTCGTTTTGACGGAGTAGGCCGGTTGGCCATGGCCAACGCGGGCCCCGGCACCAACGGCAGCCAGTTCTTCATCACCGTGGCGCCTACGCCGTGGTTGAACAACCATCACACGATTTTCGGCCAGGTGGTCGAGGGCCAGCACGTCGCCACCAAGATTTCCATGGTCACGCGCGACCGCCGCGACAAACCCGTCGAGCCTGTGGTCATCAAACAGATTCGAATTGAAGAGGTGAAATGA
- a CDS encoding peptidylprolyl isomerase: MRNGSHLNRILWAGLIPALLLLAACESAKKEQTASNAGQPSLSNPSSLNAQAPALYWAKFDTTKGSFVIKVTRDWAPIGADRFYNLVKNGYYNNASFFRVIPSFIVQFGISADPNISAVWHDANIQDDPVKQSNAPGTVTFATAGPGTRTTQVFINLADNKGLDAQGFSAFGAVTDGMNVAQSFYSGYGEGAPMGSGPDQQLLQSQGEAYLAAQFPKLDHIKSATILQSAP, from the coding sequence ATGAGAAATGGCAGTCACCTCAATCGGATACTTTGGGCAGGGCTCATCCCGGCGCTGCTTTTGCTGGCGGCGTGCGAGTCCGCCAAAAAGGAACAAACCGCCAGTAACGCCGGCCAACCCTCCCTCAGCAATCCGTCGTCGCTAAACGCGCAGGCGCCGGCCCTCTACTGGGCAAAGTTTGACACCACAAAAGGTAGCTTTGTGATTAAGGTAACGCGAGACTGGGCGCCCATTGGCGCAGACCGCTTTTATAACCTGGTGAAGAACGGCTACTACAACAACGCAAGTTTTTTCCGCGTGATCCCCAGTTTCATCGTCCAGTTTGGCATTAGTGCTGACCCGAACATTTCCGCGGTATGGCACGATGCCAACATTCAGGACGATCCCGTCAAGCAGAGCAACGCGCCGGGCACCGTCACCTTTGCCACGGCCGGGCCTGGTACGCGCACAACGCAGGTGTTTATCAACCTGGCGGACAATAAGGGCCTGGACGCCCAGGGCTTTTCGGCCTTTGGGGCCGTCACCGACGGAATGAACGTCGCCCAGAGCTTCTACAGCGGATATGGCGAAGGCGCTCCCATGGGGAGCGGTCCCGACCAGCAACTGCTCCAGAGCCAGGGCGAAGCCTATCTCGCCGCGCAATTTCCCAAGCTTGACCACATCAAGTCAGCAACCATACTGCAATCGGCGCCTTGA
- a CDS encoding acido-empty-quinoprotein group A, which translates to MRKLIAILMLLWAPSIFAQGLDPSALLKPPTDTWPTYNGDYTGRRYSPLSQINQSNVNSLTVAWAFQTHQQAMKSTPLEVDGIAYFTVPNHVWAVDARTGRQIWHFQRESEGNFIANRGVAMFRDRLFFGTPDAHLICLDARTGKKLWDVVVADTAFGYYISMAPLVVRDHLIVGISGDQTDVKAFLDCRSPEDGHLIWRWWATPKPGEPGADTWPNADIMAHGGGTTWMTGSYDPELNLIYWGTGNPHPVMAGQVRPGANLYTCSIVAINPDTGKMAWYFQASPHDTQDRDANETPIIFDANFQGKPRKLLAQASRNGYFFLLDRATGKDLLSVPYGPQNWSEGLNKRGEPIPNLKKQPQDSGTFLDSMGTNWWAPSFDPDTGLFYVNAYRGLFVAYLTREGKANESDHQGAVVSRLWSHAQLLAIDYKTGKMAWHREAPAVTGFGENGSGILTTAGRLLITGDISGDIVALDPATGKSLWHTYGGDDLTGCPMTYELNGRQYLLTAVGSVLYAWTLPPSSQSAQ; encoded by the coding sequence GTGAGGAAGCTGATCGCCATTCTGATGCTGCTCTGGGCGCCGTCGATTTTCGCCCAGGGGCTCGACCCGAGCGCGCTGCTGAAGCCTCCCACAGACACCTGGCCCACCTATAACGGCGATTACACCGGCCGGCGATACAGCCCGCTGTCGCAGATTAATCAAAGTAACGTGAATTCGCTGACGGTGGCTTGGGCGTTCCAGACGCACCAACAGGCGATGAAATCGACGCCGCTCGAAGTGGACGGAATTGCTTACTTCACCGTCCCGAACCATGTGTGGGCCGTGGACGCGCGCACCGGCCGGCAGATCTGGCATTTCCAGCGCGAGTCGGAAGGAAACTTTATCGCCAATCGCGGCGTGGCGATGTTCAGGGACAGATTGTTTTTCGGCACGCCCGACGCGCACCTGATCTGCCTCGACGCGCGCACCGGGAAGAAGCTCTGGGACGTTGTGGTTGCTGACACGGCGTTCGGATATTACATCAGCATGGCGCCGCTGGTGGTTCGCGATCATTTGATCGTGGGCATCTCCGGCGACCAGACAGACGTGAAGGCGTTTCTCGATTGCCGGAGTCCGGAGGATGGCCATTTGATCTGGCGGTGGTGGGCCACGCCCAAGCCCGGAGAGCCGGGCGCCGATACCTGGCCGAACGCCGACATCATGGCCCACGGCGGCGGAACAACCTGGATGACGGGCAGCTACGATCCTGAGCTGAACCTGATCTACTGGGGAACAGGGAATCCACACCCGGTCATGGCCGGCCAGGTGCGCCCTGGCGCCAATCTCTATACCTGCTCGATTGTGGCCATCAACCCGGACACCGGCAAAATGGCGTGGTACTTCCAGGCTTCGCCGCACGACACTCAGGACCGCGACGCCAACGAAACGCCGATTATTTTTGACGCGAATTTCCAGGGAAAGCCGCGCAAGCTGCTGGCCCAGGCCAGCCGCAACGGGTACTTTTTTCTGCTCGATCGCGCCACCGGCAAAGATCTTCTCAGCGTGCCTTACGGCCCCCAGAACTGGTCGGAAGGCCTCAACAAGCGCGGAGAGCCGATTCCGAATCTGAAAAAGCAGCCGCAAGACTCAGGAACGTTTCTGGACAGTATGGGAACGAACTGGTGGGCTCCCAGTTTTGATCCGGATACCGGCCTCTTTTACGTGAACGCCTATCGCGGGCTTTTCGTCGCCTACCTGACCCGGGAGGGAAAGGCCAACGAGTCCGACCACCAGGGCGCGGTGGTCAGCCGGCTCTGGTCGCACGCCCAACTGCTGGCGATTGACTATAAGACAGGAAAGATGGCATGGCACAGGGAGGCTCCCGCCGTAACGGGATTCGGCGAGAACGGTTCGGGAATTCTGACCACTGCCGGCCGCCTGCTGATCACTGGCGACATTTCCGGCGACATTGTTGCGCTGGATCCCGCCACCGGCAAATCCCTGTGGCACACCTATGGCGGCGACGACCTGACTGGCTGCCCCATGACCTACGAACTGAACGGCCGGCAATACCTCCTGACCGCCGTAGGCAGCGTGCTCTACGCGTGGACGCTGCCGCCATCGAGCCAGTCCGCGCAATAA